A window from Anser cygnoides isolate HZ-2024a breed goose chromosome 1, Taihu_goose_T2T_genome, whole genome shotgun sequence encodes these proteins:
- the POU4F1 gene encoding POU domain, class 4, transcription factor 1 has translation MMSMNSKQPHFAMHPTLPEHKYPSLHSSSEAIRRACLPTPPLQSNIFASLDETLLARAEALAAVDIAVSQGKSHPFKPDATYHTMNSVPCTSTSTVPLAHHHHHHHHHHQALEPGDLLDHITSPALALMPAGGGGGAGGGGGHDGAGGGGGGAGGGGGGGGGGGGGGGGGGGGLISSSAHPHPHMHGLGHLSHPAAMNMPSGLPHPGLVAAHHGAAGQVASAAAVVGAAGLASICDSDTDPRELEAFAERFKQRRIKLGVTQADVGSALANLKIPGVGSLSQSTICRFESLTLSHNNMIALKPILQAWLEEAEGAQREKMNKPELFNGGEKKRKRTSIAAPEKRSLEAYFAVQPRPSSEKIAAIAEKLDLKKNVVRVWFCNQRQKQKRMKFSATY, from the exons ATGATGTCCATGAACAGCAAGCAGCCGCATTTTGCCATGCATCCCACCCTACCTGAGCACAAATACCCCTCTCTACACTCCAGCTCGGAAGCAATAAGAAGAGCATGTCTACCAACTCCACCG ctgcagagcaatATCTTCGCCAGCCTCGATGAGACCCTGCTGGCGCGGGCCGAGGCTCTGGCCGCCGTCGACATCGCCGTGTCGCAGGGCAAGAGCCACCCCTTCAAGCCCGACGCCACCTACCACACCATGAACAGCGTGCCCtgcacctccacctccaccgtGCCCCTGgcgcaccaccaccaccaccaccaccaccaccaccaggcgCTGGAGCCCGGCGACCTCCTCGACCACATCACCTCCCCGGCCCTGGCCCTCATgcccgccggggggggcggcggagccggcggcggcggcggccacgacggggcgggcggcggcggcggcggggccggcggcggcggcgggggaggcggcggcggcggcggcggcggcggcgggggcggcgggggcctcATCTCGTCGTCGGCCCACCCGCACCCGCACATGCACGGCCTGGGCCACCTCTCGCACCCGGCCGCCATGAACATGCCGTCGGGGCTGCCGCACCCGGGGCTGGTGGCCGCGCACCACGGCGCGGCGGGGCAGGTGGCCTCGGCGGCGGCCGTGGTGGGGGCGGCCGGCTTGGCCTCCATCTGCGACTCGGACACGGACCCGCGGGAGCTGGAGGCCTTCGCCGAGCGCTTCAAGCAGCGCCGCATCAAGCTGGGGGTGACCCAGGCCGACGTGGGCTCGGCGCTGGCCAACCTGAAGATCCCGGGCGTGGGCTCGCTCAGCCAGAGCACCATCTGCCGCTTCGAGTCGCTCACCCTGTCCCACAACAACATGATCGCCCTCAAGCCCATCCTGCAGGCCTGGCTGGAGGAGGCCGAGGGCGCCCAGCgggaaaaaatgaacaagccCGAGCTCTTCAACGGGGGCGAGAAGAAGCGCAAGCGGACTTCCATCGCCGCCCCGGAGAAGCGCTCCCTGGAGGCTTACTTCGCCGTCCAGCCCCGGCCCTCCTCCGAGAAGATCGCCGCCATCGCCGAGAAATTGGACCTCAAAAAGAACGTGGTGCGGGTTTGGTTTTGCAACCAGAGACAGAAGCAGAAACGGATGAAGTTTTCCGCCacctactaa